The stretch of DNA TCGCTGGATTGAACCGCGAGTTCCAGTTCATGAAGCAAGTGAGACAGATTTACCTGATGGGTTGTGGATGCAGGTCGATCATCTCTTGATTTTTGACCAAGTCAAGCGCAAAATCTGGGCGGTTGCTTATGCCGATCTACGCGAGGCGCAAGGTGATTTGCAGCAAGCATATCAACAAGCCGAAAACCGCGTGACTCAAATGGTAAGCAAGCTACAGCTACCTTTATCATCTAAAGACACTGTTTTAGAATGGACTCCCCCAAGTACTAGTAATACTCCTAAGCTAGACTATACGAGTAACACGTCGCGAGCGGTCTTTTGTGCCAATGTTAAAAAAGCAAAAGAATATATTCATGCTGGCGATATTTTCCAAGTTGTCCTCTCGCAGCGATTGTCTACTAAATATTTAGGCGATCCGTTTTCGCTGTATCGTTCTTTACGCCTAATTAATCCTTCGCCCTACATGGCTTATTTTCACTTCCATGATTGGCAAATTATTGGTTCGAGTCCCGAAGTGATGGTCAAGGCGGAACGCGATGAAAATAACAGTTTGATAGCAACAGTACGACCGATCGCCGGAACGCGCCCGCGTGGAAAAACACCGCAAGAAGATGCGGCTTTAGCAGAAGATTTATTGCACGATCCAAAAGAAGTGGCAGAACACGTGATGCTGGTTGATTTAGGGCGCAACGATCTCGGACGTGTTTGCCGAAGCGGTACGGTTAAAGTTGACGAATTGATGGTAATCGAGCGATATTCGCACGTGATGCATATCGTCAGCAATGTTGTAGGTGAACTTGCACCTGGACAAAGTGCTTGGAATTTGCTCAAAGCTTGCTTTCCCGCAGGGACAGTCAGCGGTGCGCCAAAGATTCGGGCGATGGAAATTATTTATGAATTGGAAAAATGCCGTCGCGGTCCTTATTCGGGTGCGTATGGTTACTACGATTTTGAAGGACAACTCAATAGCGCGATCGCAATTCGCACGATGATTGTCCGTAACCAAACTGTGAGCGTACAAGCTGGGGCGGGTTTAGTTGCGGATTCTGACCCTGATAAAGAATACGAAGAAACCCTGAACAAAGCCAGGGGTCTTTTAGAAGCAATTCGCTGTTTGCGCCCTTAAAAAAATCATGGGGAGGCGATCTTCTTTATCTCATTGATTAATAATCTCGCATGCTGTAATCTCTACCCGCTTTATCAGAAGTGATTGCCAAAGTTGCACCTAAGATGAGAAACGTGAAGCAAGCGACGTAGAATGCTAAGGAACTATTATTAATAGTTGCACTTTCAATGTAGCGTTCGTAATCTTCTGTAAATCTTGCGGCTGCCATGCCAGTATAGTGCAACGATAGAATACCTGCACCCATAATGAGTGCGCTAATAATCAACTGTGGTCTTTTACTGACATTATGAGTTTGACGCCGGAATTTGATCGACAATTTTAATGCTACTAATGACACAACAACAGCAAGCACTACTGAAAGTAAAAATAAAATTGGATCGTAACGAATGACTGCAGTCATTTGCATTGCTGCCATTCCAAGATAGTGCATCACCCCAATCCCAACCCCCATCAAAACGGCACTGGTCAATAAAGTTGTTAAACTAACACGAGGTCGGCTCACAAGCGATAGTGACAAACCAGAGGCAAATATGGCTGCGAGTAGAGATACTAATGTAATGGGCAAATTGTAACCAATAGGAATTTGTTGTGCTGAGCTATGTAATGAGAAAGCCAGCATTGCAATAAAATGCATTGACCAGATACCTGTTCCCATGGCGATCGCACCTCCTACTAACCATACTTTACGGTCAGCGCCTTGAGAAGTTGCCACTCGACCAGCTAAATCGAGTGCGGTGTAAGAAGCAAGTACAGCAATAAATGCTGAGACAATAACTAGATAAGGGTTGTATGTAACTGTCATTTTTCTTTATCGTATTGCGCAAAAAAAACGTATGATGTTCTCTATTCGAAAACTATTTCAAAACTATAAGCCTGACTATTAATTGCAGATAACAACTTCACCTGGATCTACAAAATACGTACCTAATCTAGCTACTACTTACTAACTCTTCTAGGTAAATTTCACTGAATTTTAGTTATTTATTCTAGCCATAACAAGTTTTCTTAAGTAGATTTACGTAAATCGTAAAGGTATCTTTATTTTTTACAATTGAGATGAAGCGATGAAGTTTTACATTGTAGATGTTTTTGCTCAAAAGAAATATGCAGGTAATCAACTTGCAGTTTTTGTAGAATTAGGTGTTCTCTCAACCCAGGAAATGCAGAAAATTGCTAAGGAGATGAACTATTCGGAAACGACTTTTATTACCTCTTTAGATATGCAAGAAGGAGGTTACCCTGTACGAATATTCACACCAGAACAAGAACTACCTTTTGCCGGACACCCGACCTTAGGAACAGCTTACGTACTGCAGAAAGAAATTAGTCTCCCTATCAAGCAGATTATCTTGAACTTACAAGTTGGAAAGATACCTGTAACTCTTCATTATCAGGATGAAAATATAGAAGAATTGTGGATGCAGCAGAAACCGCCTACCTTCGCTCAAACATTTACAGCCGAGACACTAGCCCCAATTTTAAATCTAGATTTAGAGGAAATTGATTTAGGATATCCTATTCAAGAAGTATCGACAGGAATCTCATTTATTATTGTTCCTTTGAAAAAGCTCTCAAGCTTAAAGAAAATTAAAATTAATCGAGATAAATATTTTGAACTAGTCAATCAAACTCAAGCAAAAGCAATTCTTGCTTTTTGCCCAGAAACAAATAAGCCGGAAAACAACTTAGCTGCTAGAGTATTTGCTGATGCTGTTGGTGTTCCAGAAGATCCTGCTACTGGAAGTGCGAATGGCTGTCTAGCTGGGTATTTAGTCAACTATTCCTATTTTGGCGCTGAATCAATCGATGTGCGTGTTGAGCAAGGATACGAAATTGGCAGACCTTCACTACTATTATTAAAAGCTGAGAAAAATGAGACAGATATAAAAGTTTTTGTAGGTGGTAAAGTAATTATGGTTGCTCAGGGTCAGTTTGTTTAACTGTAATAAAAGCCAATGGCGCTTGAATTAAAAGAACGCTTATTTACTCATTTGCAACAAATTGTACGCGATCGCGACCCTTATTTGGCAACAGCAGGGCATTTTTTTGTTCAACAATACATCTATCAACAGTTAGAAAAATATGGACCTGTAGAAATTTTTGAATTTACTGTCCGAGGTAAAACGCACCAAAATTTGATTTTAAATCTACCTGGTAAACAGCATGGCTTTCCGATTTTAGTCGGCGCCCACTACGATGCAGTACCTGGAACGCCAGGCGCTGACGACAATGCTACAGGTGTTGCTGTTTTATTAGAACTAGCGCGAATTTTTGCAAACGAACCTGCAAAGCATCCTCTACGTTTAGTTGCGTTCGATCTTGAAGAATATGGCTTACTTGGTAACTCTGGTGCTTCCGAGTACGCAGCTTACTTATGCCAACAAAATCAACAACTACGGTTAATGATTTCGCTAGAAATGTTAGGTTATTGCGACTCTACCCCAGGGTCACAACAGTACCCAATTTCTTTATTAAAAAGATTATATCCAAATTGCGGTAATTTTATTGGTTTAATTGGTAATCTACCAACAATTTTTGACTTAATTTACCTTAGCCGCAGTATTCGTCAAATTGGAGTACCAAGTGAATGGCTACCTGTATTTAATAAAGGTTCAATTGTTCCACAAACTCGGCTAAGCGATCACGCACACTTTTGGGATCGAGGCTATCCAGCAATGATGATTACAGATACTGCTATGCTACGCAATCCACACTATCATAAAGCGAGTGATACGATTGAAACTCTGAACTTGGATTTTCTTGCAGGTGTTTGTCTGGGATTATCGCAAGGGTTACGCTGTTTATGATATTTACAATACTGTTGCTTTTAGAGCGACACAGCTAATCGCTATCTATCAAAAATCTAACTCGTCTTGTTTATCTATGTTTTCAAACTGCTTTGCAGACAATCGCCAACTTGTTGTCGTTTCTACTTGTAATGAAAGTTCAGCCATCAGCTCTTTAAGTTCTTTTTGCAGCTTTTGTGTTAAAGTGATTGGAAAATTTAGCGATAATCCATGTTGTTGAGCTACTGCGGCTAGTTGAGAAAATTCAACTTTTGTTATTCGGCGCTGCGATCGCGATAATTTTAAACAATCGGTTTCAGAAATTTTCTGAGCTTGCATTGCTGATTTCAATCGCGTTTCTATATGCTCAAATTCCGAACTAAGTAAATGTAGCTGTTGCTTAAGTTGCAAGTATCGCCCAGCCAAAGACGTTAAATCTTCTGTTTCAGGATTCGGATACGCAACTGCTTGCAATTGCAAAAGTTTTTGATGCACCATTGCTAAATAAACAGGATCCATTTTAGCGTAGTGAAGTTGTAAATTGCTTAAAGGTCGCTGTCCCCAATCGCTTGTTTGCTCAGTTTTATCAATGTTTATATGGTACAAAGCATCTACTAAAGTTTTTAAGGAGAAATTAGGTAACGGCAAAAGATAATACGGAATATTCTTTGCCATTTCTAAAGTACAAGTTACATTTTTTGCTTGGTTTTTACCGAGAAACTTTAAATCATAGCTAGCTTGATGAAAGACCTTTTCAATAGTATGATTGCACATGATACTTTCGATAAAATTTTTAATAATCTCAGGTCGATCAAGTACATCTAAAATGACGACTGTTTCTCCTGAAATATCGCTACCGTCTTTCAAAATCTGAATCAAGGACAAGCGAGGTTTTTGAGTGTTAAAATCGGCTATTTCTGTATCAACCCAGAGTATTTTGGCTTGACTGTATTGCGTAACTAAAGCACTGATTTCGTCTGCATTTCTCAAATAAAGCATTAGAAAAATATAAGTTAAATGAACTTAAATACGAGTTTTAATTCTCAATTTTTTTTATAGTATTGTGACACAGATTGTATAAACTTGCTCTAAACAAGTAATTATTACTTATTTCACTATGAAAAACATTAATTCAAATAATCAAAAAGAATTAAAAACTAACAGTCAATAAATGAATAATAGCTATTTAAGTTAATCCAGACCTAATAGTTAAAAACTCTCAATACAACCGAGCAGCAGTTTTCTAACTAGTAGTTAGTTATAGTAGCAAATCGCTGTAGGACATTGAACTCACGGCGGTAATAACTACCGTGAGCCTTGACAATTTTCACGTTCTTTTTTAGGCTAATTGAGCATAAACGCAGGTAGGCACCAAGAGCTTACAACTGCTGTGCGATAGCTTAGCGTGTTCTAGTAAGCGCCATTGTTTTTTGGCATGATGACAACTCCAATCGTTTTCATGATGACCCACAGATCAAGCCAAAAGTTGTGGAACTTGACGTAGTATAGGTCTATTTGAATTCTACGACTGTAAGGAATGTCATTACGTCCTGAGACTTGCCATAGTCCTGTAATTCCTGGCTTAATCGTCAAAACTTTGTCGATATGAGAGCCATACATATACAGTTCTTGGGCTACTAAAGGGCGAGGACCGACAACGCTCATGTCTCCTTTGAGAACATTCCAAAATTGGGGAAACTCATCTAGACTCGTTAATCGTAAGAAGCGACCGATTTTTGTAATTCTTGGATCTTGTTTCAGCTTGAAATTATCGGCAAATTCTTGTCGGAGATGAGGTGATGTTTCCATCAGCTCTACTAACATTTCGTCAGCATTTGTTACCATTGTCCGGAATTTGATGCATCCGAATGGCTTGTAGTTTTTTCCAACTCGTTCTTGCACGTAAAAAATTGGTCCTTCAGAACTATACGCAATGAGTAACGCCAACAAGAGATAAACCGGAGAAAACAAAATCAGAACCGATAGCGAGAAGACCACATCAAACAGCCTTTTGATAAACTCTCGATTGGCAAAATTAAGCCGTACATCGATCAACAGTTGCTTGGCAAACGTCAAAGCTAATAGCGATCGCCACAACTTGTTTTTTTCGCTGGGCGATCGCTTCTGAAGACCAGATTGCACAAAAGCCCGTAATTTTTTGCCTGAGAGGAGTGAATGGGCAGTCATTTTACTCCTTAACAATCCACACCACACTTAGTCCCGATTTTAAAGCCTGACGACGCCAGGTATCCTGAATTTGATCCCAGAATCTTAAATAGGATTTAAAGATTGG from Chroococcidiopsis sp. TS-821 encodes:
- a CDS encoding ribonuclease D, which gives rise to MLYLRNADEISALVTQYSQAKILWVDTEIADFNTQKPRLSLIQILKDGSDISGETVVILDVLDRPEIIKNFIESIMCNHTIEKVFHQASYDLKFLGKNQAKNVTCTLEMAKNIPYYLLPLPNFSLKTLVDALYHINIDKTEQTSDWGQRPLSNLQLHYAKMDPVYLAMVHQKLLQLQAVAYPNPETEDLTSLAGRYLQLKQQLHLLSSEFEHIETRLKSAMQAQKISETDCLKLSRSQRRITKVEFSQLAAVAQQHGLSLNFPITLTQKLQKELKELMAELSLQVETTTSWRLSAKQFENIDKQDELDF
- a CDS encoding PhzF family phenazine biosynthesis protein; this translates as MKFYIVDVFAQKKYAGNQLAVFVELGVLSTQEMQKIAKEMNYSETTFITSLDMQEGGYPVRIFTPEQELPFAGHPTLGTAYVLQKEISLPIKQIILNLQVGKIPVTLHYQDENIEELWMQQKPPTFAQTFTAETLAPILNLDLEEIDLGYPIQEVSTGISFIIVPLKKLSSLKKIKINRDKYFELVNQTQAKAILAFCPETNKPENNLAARVFADAVGVPEDPATGSANGCLAGYLVNYSYFGAESIDVRVEQGYEIGRPSLLLLKAEKNETDIKVFVGGKVIMVAQGQFV
- a CDS encoding sugar transferase, with the translated sequence MTAHSLLSGKKLRAFVQSGLQKRSPSEKNKLWRSLLALTFAKQLLIDVRLNFANREFIKRLFDVVFSLSVLILFSPVYLLLALLIAYSSEGPIFYVQERVGKNYKPFGCIKFRTMVTNADEMLVELMETSPHLRQEFADNFKLKQDPRITKIGRFLRLTSLDEFPQFWNVLKGDMSVVGPRPLVAQELYMYGSHIDKVLTIKPGITGLWQVSGRNDIPYSRRIQIDLYYVKFHNFWLDLWVIMKTIGVVIMPKNNGAY
- the trpE gene encoding anthranilate synthase component I, which produces MVFPSFSEFSALAQQGNFVPVYQEWVADLDTPVSAWYKVCWNQPYSFLLESVEGGENIGRYSFVGCDPLWILEARGNRTTQRHRDGSETVFEGDPFTALAECLAPYHPVKLPQLPPGIGGLFGFWGYELIRWIEPRVPVHEASETDLPDGLWMQVDHLLIFDQVKRKIWAVAYADLREAQGDLQQAYQQAENRVTQMVSKLQLPLSSKDTVLEWTPPSTSNTPKLDYTSNTSRAVFCANVKKAKEYIHAGDIFQVVLSQRLSTKYLGDPFSLYRSLRLINPSPYMAYFHFHDWQIIGSSPEVMVKAERDENNSLIATVRPIAGTRPRGKTPQEDAALAEDLLHDPKEVAEHVMLVDLGRNDLGRVCRSGTVKVDELMVIERYSHVMHIVSNVVGELAPGQSAWNLLKACFPAGTVSGAPKIRAMEIIYELEKCRRGPYSGAYGYYDFEGQLNSAIAIRTMIVRNQTVSVQAGAGLVADSDPDKEYEETLNKARGLLEAIRCLRP
- a CDS encoding M28 family peptidase gives rise to the protein MALELKERLFTHLQQIVRDRDPYLATAGHFFVQQYIYQQLEKYGPVEIFEFTVRGKTHQNLILNLPGKQHGFPILVGAHYDAVPGTPGADDNATGVAVLLELARIFANEPAKHPLRLVAFDLEEYGLLGNSGASEYAAYLCQQNQQLRLMISLEMLGYCDSTPGSQQYPISLLKRLYPNCGNFIGLIGNLPTIFDLIYLSRSIRQIGVPSEWLPVFNKGSIVPQTRLSDHAHFWDRGYPAMMITDTAMLRNPHYHKASDTIETLNLDFLAGVCLGLSQGLRCL
- a CDS encoding MHYT domain-containing protein — translated: MTVTYNPYLVIVSAFIAVLASYTALDLAGRVATSQGADRKVWLVGGAIAMGTGIWSMHFIAMLAFSLHSSAQQIPIGYNLPITLVSLLAAIFASGLSLSLVSRPRVSLTTLLTSAVLMGVGIGVMHYLGMAAMQMTAVIRYDPILFLLSVVLAVVVSLVALKLSIKFRRQTHNVSKRPQLIISALIMGAGILSLHYTGMAAARFTEDYERYIESATINNSSLAFYVACFTFLILGATLAITSDKAGRDYSMRDY